Proteins found in one Nostoc sp. NIES-3756 genomic segment:
- a CDS encoding RuBisCO accumulation factor 1, with amino-acid sequence MTDFTPNAPNPENAPTELTQELLRKLRQKQGNWVEWGQAIAYLQKSGYNPQEIFEATGFEPVQQNQVVVGSQVYSSMEKVGTSEATRAYYATRGSDVLYELRLLTQEERAAAAELTFTHKLDLEEAREVAKAIKDFSRFRTLPEGFTDHPGDAVAYQTWKLARQYADLQERSRLIAKGLRFAHSQSARKQIEQLLIDFTVVSQRPAPMPPFYRFDTEDELPRMVPVAGELPLKAQELQEVPLVEEIEPFRIVKFAGEQAWVALPGWRVLLAAEDPVTILATSDRFPNQNQAQPGPILVVVDRSQREWNDFSYFVVDNGAELDFQWFETQPELPILGKVIIIVRPRKILDENVTKDSWQIDE; translated from the coding sequence ATGACTGACTTCACACCCAACGCTCCCAATCCTGAGAATGCACCTACTGAATTAACACAAGAACTGCTGCGGAAACTAAGACAAAAACAAGGTAATTGGGTGGAATGGGGTCAAGCGATCGCCTATTTACAAAAATCTGGTTATAATCCTCAAGAGATTTTTGAAGCTACAGGATTTGAGCCAGTTCAACAAAATCAGGTGGTTGTAGGCTCTCAAGTTTACAGTTCTATGGAAAAAGTGGGAACATCAGAGGCTACACGCGCTTATTATGCTACTCGGGGAAGTGATGTTTTATATGAGCTACGTCTGCTCACTCAAGAAGAAAGAGCGGCGGCGGCTGAGTTAACTTTTACCCATAAACTAGATTTGGAAGAAGCGCGGGAAGTAGCCAAGGCGATTAAGGATTTTTCTCGCTTCCGCACCTTACCAGAAGGATTTACTGACCATCCTGGGGATGCAGTAGCCTATCAAACTTGGAAACTAGCACGACAATACGCAGATTTACAAGAGAGGTCGCGTCTCATTGCCAAAGGCTTACGATTTGCTCACAGTCAATCAGCTAGGAAACAAATCGAACAATTGTTAATTGATTTTACCGTTGTTTCCCAGCGTCCTGCCCCCATGCCTCCCTTTTACCGCTTCGATACAGAAGACGAGTTACCCCGGATGGTTCCGGTAGCGGGTGAGTTACCTTTAAAAGCGCAAGAACTGCAAGAAGTTCCTCTAGTTGAAGAAATCGAACCATTTCGCATAGTTAAATTTGCTGGTGAACAGGCTTGGGTGGCTTTACCGGGTTGGCGAGTATTGTTAGCCGCAGAAGATCCAGTGACAATTTTAGCAACTAGCGATCGCTTCCCTAATCAAAACCAAGCACAGCCAGGCCCAATCCTAGTGGTTGTAGATCGTTCTCAGCGTGAATGGAATGATTTTAGTTACTTTGTAGTAGATAACGGTGCTGAATTAGATTTTCAGTGGTTTGAAACCCAACCAGAACTACCAATATTAGGGAAAGTGATTATCATTGTTCGTCCTCGGAAAATTCTGGATGAAAATGTAACTAAGGATTCCTGGCAAATTGATGAATAG
- a CDS encoding response regulator: MTNGVSEIQTSRRQVATLERAKKLKILVVDDEPDNLDLLYRTFRRDFQVLKADSGINALEILATEGEVAVIISDQRMPEMKGTEFLSKTVPQFPDTVRIILTGFTDIEDLVEAINAGQVYKYITKPWDPSELKAVVQRAAETYDLLKQRTEELRRANAQMSLLTVLVHVTQAAKSLEETLTPIATAFADSFSADACILQMLEGKTLSATQGFYSSEATLKNWLNQDPLTTEAIATGQIQVTVNAAKDPNLASVTYYQEHSIQAHVVIPITYRNNMLGVLSLQWQQPVSLREDELNLIHLSAQLLAIALTSSRCS, encoded by the coding sequence ATGACTAATGGTGTTAGCGAGATTCAGACTAGTCGTCGGCAAGTGGCAACTCTAGAACGGGCGAAAAAACTAAAAATATTAGTAGTTGATGATGAACCAGATAATTTAGATTTGCTTTATCGCACTTTTCGACGAGATTTTCAAGTTCTTAAAGCAGACAGTGGGATAAATGCCCTAGAAATTCTAGCGACTGAGGGAGAAGTTGCTGTCATTATCTCCGATCAGCGTATGCCAGAAATGAAGGGAACGGAGTTTTTGAGTAAAACTGTACCTCAGTTCCCCGATACAGTCAGAATCATTCTCACCGGGTTTACCGACATTGAAGATTTGGTAGAGGCGATTAACGCCGGGCAAGTTTACAAATATATTACTAAGCCTTGGGATCCTAGCGAACTGAAAGCCGTTGTGCAGAGAGCAGCCGAAACATATGATTTGCTAAAGCAAAGGACAGAAGAATTGCGCCGCGCCAACGCCCAAATGTCATTATTAACCGTTTTGGTACACGTAACACAAGCAGCAAAGAGTTTAGAAGAAACCTTAACACCCATTGCCACTGCATTTGCTGATAGTTTCTCCGCCGATGCTTGTATTTTACAAATGCTGGAAGGCAAAACACTCAGCGCTACACAAGGTTTTTATAGCAGTGAAGCAACCCTCAAAAACTGGTTAAATCAAGACCCCCTGACAACCGAAGCGATCGCCACAGGACAAATTCAAGTGACAGTCAATGCTGCCAAAGACCCCAACCTAGCCAGCGTGACTTACTATCAAGAGCATAGTATCCAAGCCCATGTGGTGATTCCTATTACCTACCGCAACAATATGTTAGGTGTATTATCTCTCCAGTGGCAACAACCAGTCTCATTAAGAGAAGATGAATTAAACCTCATCCATTTATCAGCTCAACTACTAGCGATCGCTCTAACGAGTAGTCGTTGTAGTTAA
- the ubiE gene encoding bifunctional demethylmenaquinone methyltransferase/2-methoxy-6-polyprenyl-1,4-benzoquinol methylase UbiE, translating into MTNEIRAIFDRIAPVYDQLNDWLSLGQHRIWKEMAIKWSAAKPGDTCLDLCCGSGDLALRLARRVGSTGKVYGVDFSPNLLETAKQRSQTQYPQPNISWVEADVLNLPFDENQFDAATMGYGLRNVTDIPRSLQELHRVLKPGAKAAILDFHRPYNQQFRTFQQWYLDNLVVPLADRLGVKEEYAYISPSLDRFPNGKEQVEIAYQVGFTSATHYPIANGMMGVLTIIK; encoded by the coding sequence ATGACAAACGAAATCCGTGCCATTTTTGACCGTATAGCCCCTGTCTATGACCAATTGAATGATTGGTTAAGTCTAGGACAACACCGTATTTGGAAAGAAATGGCTATTAAATGGAGTGCAGCTAAACCTGGAGATACTTGTCTAGATTTATGTTGTGGTAGCGGTGATTTAGCCTTACGTCTAGCACGACGTGTAGGTTCAACAGGGAAAGTATATGGTGTGGATTTCTCACCTAACCTGTTAGAAACTGCCAAGCAACGCTCCCAAACCCAATATCCCCAACCCAATATTTCCTGGGTAGAAGCCGATGTGCTGAATTTACCGTTTGATGAGAATCAATTTGATGCTGCGACGATGGGCTATGGTTTAAGAAATGTTACAGATATTCCTCGTAGTCTGCAAGAATTACATCGTGTTCTCAAACCTGGGGCAAAAGCCGCAATTTTAGATTTTCATCGCCCCTATAATCAACAATTCCGCACTTTCCAGCAGTGGTATCTAGATAATCTAGTTGTCCCACTAGCCGATCGCCTGGGGGTGAAAGAGGAGTATGCTTACATCAGCCCCAGCTTAGACCGTTTCCCCAATGGCAAAGAACAAGTAGAGATAGCCTATCAAGTTGGTTTTACCTCAGCCACACACTATCCCATTGCGAACGGTATGATGGGAGTATTGACAATTATTAAATAG
- a CDS encoding DUF445 domain-containing protein, giving the protein MDWSHLWLYVSPPVLGGIIGYFTNDIAIKMLFRPYRAIYIGGRRVPFTPGLIPANQERLAKNISNTIMGSLLTPDELQKLARRLLETERVQGAILWLLQLAIDQIKNDTDQKSAKIVAGILRDLLGESLPRLLKVLARKDDFLEVQINQIFDQVLLELQLSEEQSTRLADWLLEVVIPPDVIRQTIIDFLTDRTIQIVDESFREKTSGTYWVVANLFGLRNTLTRLRTFCLDEKEATNNRLKELTQDLQMRDRFKKILQNLSLQNLPIGTVRQLRKTTRETVRHYIQTSGSDLLQGLTDSVNWEHIAELLLNRLSTSPVVISSLEVVSKELALILERYLEKDLEVIVAQVIPILSIDQVIVDRVKSTSPADLEAGIEGIVKNELQAIVTLGGILGFVVGLIQTGLLIFSQQSY; this is encoded by the coding sequence GTGGATTGGTCACATCTTTGGCTGTATGTATCGCCCCCAGTACTGGGTGGAATTATTGGCTATTTTACAAATGATATAGCCATAAAAATGCTATTTCGTCCCTATCGAGCAATTTATATTGGCGGACGGAGAGTTCCATTTACTCCAGGACTGATTCCTGCTAACCAGGAACGTTTGGCAAAAAATATTTCTAATACAATCATGGGGTCGTTACTCACACCCGATGAATTGCAAAAATTGGCGCGACGTTTATTAGAAACCGAACGGGTACAAGGGGCAATTCTTTGGTTGTTGCAGCTAGCTATAGACCAAATTAAGAATGATACTGACCAAAAAAGTGCTAAGATTGTTGCTGGAATTTTGCGTGATTTATTAGGCGAATCTTTGCCCCGCCTGCTGAAAGTTCTGGCTAGGAAAGATGACTTCTTAGAAGTACAAATTAATCAGATTTTTGACCAAGTATTACTAGAATTACAACTAAGTGAAGAACAATCAACTAGACTAGCTGATTGGTTATTAGAGGTTGTTATACCCCCAGATGTGATCAGACAGACGATTATAGATTTTTTAACCGATCGCACAATTCAAATTGTAGATGAAAGCTTTCGAGAAAAAACTAGTGGGACTTATTGGGTAGTAGCCAATTTATTTGGTTTGCGGAATACACTTACAAGATTACGTACTTTTTGTTTAGATGAAAAAGAAGCAACGAATAATCGTTTAAAAGAGTTAACTCAAGATTTGCAGATGCGCGATCGCTTCAAGAAAATCTTACAGAATTTATCGCTGCAAAATCTCCCAATTGGCACAGTTAGACAACTCCGAAAAACTACCCGTGAAACCGTCCGCCACTATATCCAAACTAGTGGTAGCGATTTACTCCAAGGATTAACAGACTCTGTAAATTGGGAACACATCGCCGAGTTACTGTTAAATCGTCTGAGTACTTCACCTGTAGTCATAAGTTCTTTAGAAGTTGTCAGTAAAGAATTAGCTTTAATTTTAGAACGGTATTTAGAGAAAGATTTAGAAGTGATTGTTGCTCAAGTAATCCCTATCTTGTCAATAGACCAAGTAATTGTTGACCGTGTAAAATCAACTTCTCCGGCTGATTTAGAAGCAGGAATTGAAGGTATTGTCAAAAATGAGTTACAAGCAATTGTGACTTTAGGTGGAATTTTAGGATTTGTTGTAGGACTAATTCAAACAGGATTATTAATTTTTAGTCAACAGTCATATTAA
- a CDS encoding bile acid:sodium symporter family protein, producing the protein MQANLFTNVILPLALAIIMLGMGLSLQLEDFKRVTKYPKAVAIGSVTQIVLLPIIGFLIAKVVPMQPQIAVGLVILALCPGGPSSNMITYLANGDVALSVTLTVVSSIITIFTIPVFANLALQHFLGQTAAISLPVGSTMLQIFLITIVPIALGMYIKRIFPETALRLEKATNRLAIAFLALIILLILIREWNRLPGFIAQVGLGVVILNILAMLSGWLVSKVFQLNIPQQICIAIEVGIQNGTLAIAITAGLIKNEDMAIPAAIYSLFMYFTSLAAIYYGRKLSTKNSLTHNLIGKA; encoded by the coding sequence ATGCAGGCAAATTTGTTTACTAACGTGATTTTACCTCTAGCACTGGCAATTATCATGCTGGGGATGGGGTTATCTTTGCAGCTAGAAGACTTTAAACGTGTCACTAAATATCCTAAAGCAGTGGCTATTGGTTCAGTCACCCAGATAGTTCTTTTACCAATTATCGGTTTTTTAATTGCTAAAGTTGTGCCAATGCAGCCACAAATAGCCGTGGGATTGGTAATATTAGCCCTGTGTCCTGGTGGCCCTTCATCGAATATGATTACCTACCTGGCTAATGGGGATGTGGCGTTATCAGTAACACTAACAGTGGTCAGCAGTATTATTACAATATTTACAATTCCTGTATTTGCTAATTTGGCACTTCAGCATTTTTTAGGACAAACAGCAGCAATCTCGCTACCTGTGGGTTCTACAATGCTACAAATATTTTTAATTACAATTGTGCCGATCGCATTGGGAATGTATATCAAGCGTATCTTTCCCGAAACCGCCTTACGCTTAGAAAAAGCAACAAATCGTTTGGCGATCGCATTTTTGGCTTTAATTATTTTACTCATCTTAATTCGGGAATGGAACCGCCTCCCTGGTTTTATTGCGCAAGTTGGTTTGGGAGTAGTAATTTTGAATATCCTCGCCATGCTGTCAGGATGGTTGGTGAGTAAAGTATTTCAACTCAACATTCCTCAGCAAATTTGTATTGCGATTGAAGTCGGCATCCAAAATGGTACTCTAGCGATCGCCATTACGGCTGGACTTATCAAAAACGAGGATATGGCAATTCCTGCGGCGATTTATAGCTTGTTTATGTATTTCACTAGTTTAGCAGCCATATACTATGGCAGAAAACTATCAACCAAAAATTCTCTTACTCATAATTTGATTGGTAAGGCTTAA
- a CDS encoding FtsW/RodA/SpoVE family cell cycle protein, whose product MKLRSLIPFFDDSVSTWALEARLLRWLTFIWLFVGLTILFSASYVVADVRQGDGLYYFKRQVLWVLAALVGFNIIVNRPLQKILNASHWLLGIFLILIFVTLIPGLGKKAFDAARWIAIGPIPIQPSELIKPFLVLQSARLFGQWERLTWRVRLTWLGIFGLVILGILAQPNLSTAALCGMTIWLIALAGGIPYQYLAGTAIGGFLLGLLSISIKDYQRRRVLSFLNPWADATGDGYQLVQSLLAVGSGKTWGAGFGMSQQKLFYLPIQDTDFIFAVFAEEFGFIGSVVLLTLLALFATLGLLIALKAKNSVHRLVAMGVTIIMVGQSLLHVAVATGALPTTGLPLPMFSYGGNSMIASLIGAGLLIRVAREGSEAEVLPLRRPQIQNKRPRRL is encoded by the coding sequence GTGAAGCTACGCAGCCTGATTCCATTTTTTGATGATTCTGTCTCCACCTGGGCATTAGAAGCGCGGTTGTTGCGCTGGTTAACATTCATTTGGTTATTTGTCGGTTTAACAATTCTATTTTCAGCCTCTTATGTAGTAGCTGATGTCCGTCAAGGGGATGGCTTGTATTACTTTAAACGGCAAGTTCTCTGGGTTTTAGCTGCACTTGTCGGATTTAACATTATTGTCAATCGACCCCTACAAAAAATTCTTAATGCCTCTCATTGGCTACTAGGAATATTTTTAATTTTAATTTTTGTTACCCTCATCCCAGGATTAGGTAAAAAAGCATTTGATGCAGCCCGTTGGATAGCTATTGGCCCCATTCCCATACAACCATCGGAACTGATTAAACCCTTTTTAGTGTTACAGAGTGCTAGATTGTTTGGACAGTGGGAAAGGTTGACTTGGCGAGTGCGTTTAACTTGGTTAGGGATTTTCGGTTTAGTAATTTTAGGCATCCTTGCCCAGCCTAATTTAAGTACAGCCGCACTTTGTGGTATGACTATTTGGTTAATTGCTCTAGCAGGTGGTATACCTTATCAGTATCTAGCAGGAACAGCGATCGGTGGATTTCTGTTAGGTTTGCTGAGTATTAGCATCAAAGATTATCAACGCAGACGGGTATTGTCATTTCTCAATCCTTGGGCAGATGCCACAGGAGATGGTTATCAATTAGTCCAAAGTCTCTTAGCAGTGGGTTCTGGGAAAACTTGGGGCGCTGGATTTGGCATGTCCCAGCAAAAGCTATTCTATTTACCAATTCAGGACACTGACTTTATTTTTGCCGTATTCGCTGAAGAATTTGGCTTTATCGGCAGTGTAGTTTTGCTAACACTCTTAGCACTATTCGCTACTTTAGGGCTGTTAATAGCCTTAAAGGCTAAAAATTCTGTCCACCGATTAGTAGCGATGGGTGTGACGATTATCATGGTAGGGCAATCATTATTACATGTTGCCGTAGCCACAGGTGCATTACCCACAACAGGCTTACCCTTGCCTATGTTTAGTTATGGTGGTAACTCTATGATTGCCAGCTTAATAGGTGCAGGTTTGCTAATTCGCGTAGCTAGAGAAGGTAGCGAAGCTGAAGTTCTACCACTACGCAGACCGCAAATTCAAAATAAACGTCCGCGTCGATTATAG
- a CDS encoding J domain-containing protein, translated as MPKSSNPTYYSLLGLHPSASVIDIRRAYRDLSKRYHPDTTELPAAVATSKFQQINEAYATLSNPDRRLNYDLKIGYSRFGVIQAPPDLNRPVSYNYDYSKSAYLDASDRPLSSGEIFALFILGLTFVGCLLLAITVAFVRGDSLFPPQIQPSTATIQQSTIYLLQVLSSF; from the coding sequence ATGCCGAAAAGCAGTAACCCTACATACTATTCCTTGTTAGGGCTGCATCCCTCAGCATCGGTCATCGACATCCGCCGTGCCTATCGTGACCTGAGCAAACGATATCATCCAGATACTACGGAATTGCCTGCTGCTGTGGCTACGTCCAAATTTCAACAGATTAACGAAGCCTACGCTACCTTAAGTAATCCAGATAGGCGTTTAAATTACGACTTAAAAATCGGTTATTCTCGTTTTGGGGTAATTCAAGCACCACCTGATTTGAATCGTCCTGTCTCCTACAATTACGACTACTCAAAATCAGCTTACCTCGATGCTAGCGATCGCCCTCTTTCCTCTGGCGAAATCTTTGCCTTATTTATTCTCGGCTTGACGTTTGTAGGTTGTCTGTTACTTGCAATTACCGTCGCCTTTGTTCGTGGTGATTCACTTTTCCCCCCACAGATACAACCATCAACAGCCACAATACAACAGTCCACTATTTATCTGTTACAAGTTTTGAGTTCATTTTGA
- a CDS encoding DUF3143 domain-containing protein, with product MSLIPPNTPLYSHPLPQIEQWLKDQGCQQDDTQLHCWRVQRPSWQAELSLDIEQIVVRYIQAGENGQDIQRAFKYSLSREDIEQAVFSGP from the coding sequence ATGTCTCTGATTCCTCCTAACACTCCCTTATATAGTCATCCTCTTCCCCAAATTGAACAATGGTTAAAAGATCAAGGTTGTCAACAAGATGATACACAACTTCACTGTTGGCGTGTACAGCGTCCCAGTTGGCAAGCTGAACTTTCGCTAGATATCGAGCAAATTGTCGTCCGCTACATCCAAGCTGGGGAAAACGGTCAAGACATTCAACGGGCATTCAAATATTCCCTTAGTCGGGAAGATATCGAACAAGCTGTGTTTTCTGGCCCGTGA
- a CDS encoding isoprenyl transferase — MTIQQTELLQLPSDLKRELLPKHVAVIMDGNGRWAKRQGLPRIMGHKRGVDALKDLLRCCRDWGIGALTAYAFSTENWKRPQEEVDFLMTLFQRVLRQELREMIEENVQIQFVGNLTALPRSLQEEIFRSMEETKNNRGIRFSVATNYGGRQEILQACRAIAQKVQQGQLQPDEINEEVFERHLYTTGIADPDLLIRTSGEMRLSNFLLWQMAYGEIYITNTLWPDFDRAEFHRALCAYQQRERRFGKV, encoded by the coding sequence ATGACAATACAACAAACTGAACTGCTACAATTACCCTCTGATTTAAAACGAGAACTGCTGCCCAAACACGTTGCGGTAATTATGGATGGCAACGGTCGATGGGCTAAACGCCAAGGTCTACCCCGAATTATGGGTCATAAGCGAGGAGTAGATGCGCTCAAGGATCTGCTGCGTTGCTGTAGAGACTGGGGGATTGGTGCGCTAACAGCCTATGCTTTTTCGACAGAAAATTGGAAAAGACCGCAGGAAGAGGTAGATTTTTTGATGACTCTGTTCCAGCGAGTTCTCCGCCAAGAACTGAGGGAAATGATCGAGGAGAATGTACAAATTCAGTTTGTGGGAAATTTAACAGCTTTACCGCGATCGCTACAAGAAGAAATTTTCCGTTCTATGGAAGAAACTAAAAATAATCGTGGCATTCGATTTTCTGTTGCCACTAATTATGGCGGCAGGCAAGAGATTTTACAAGCTTGTCGAGCGATCGCCCAAAAAGTCCAGCAAGGTCAATTGCAGCCAGATGAAATTAACGAAGAAGTATTTGAACGCCATCTATATACAACCGGAATTGCCGACCCAGACTTATTAATCCGCACTAGCGGCGAAATGCGCCTTTCCAATTTCTTACTATGGCAAATGGCTTATGGAGAAATTTACATTACCAATACTCTCTGGCCAGACTTTGACCGCGCCGAATTTCACCGCGCTTTGTGTGCCTACCAGCAAAGAGAACGGCGGTTTGGGAAGGTGTAG
- the cdaA gene encoding diadenylate cyclase CdaA has protein sequence MKDWWKQWLANLGWSQSLLLGTLDIVLVLVLTYMILVIINERRTLWLVRGFIVLMLASALSGRFGLPLLNFVLEKLVIGCAVAMAVALQSEFRRFLEQLGRGEFRQLLQPANLSIPKSDSVIDEIVEAVKELSKNRIGALLILETTGPIDERDFSVPGVKLNADVSKELIQTIFQPKTLLHDGATLIRGSRIVSSGIILPLSGRTASRQLGTRHRAAMGITERVENCICVVVSEETGSISLAERGTLNRPLTIRKLKESLEARLSPIVDREAVAPGLFSLGRQISDQALALVSRLPGLPRLRRAAHSLLPRRDKTASRDKK, from the coding sequence ATGAAAGATTGGTGGAAGCAATGGCTGGCAAACCTGGGATGGTCGCAGTCCTTGCTGCTGGGGACTCTGGATATTGTATTGGTGTTGGTGCTGACCTACATGATACTGGTGATCATTAATGAGCGCCGGACTTTGTGGTTGGTGCGAGGATTTATTGTGTTGATGCTGGCTTCAGCACTTAGTGGCAGGTTTGGTCTACCGCTACTAAATTTTGTTTTGGAAAAATTGGTGATTGGCTGTGCTGTAGCGATGGCAGTTGCTTTACAGTCAGAATTTCGCCGATTTTTGGAGCAATTGGGACGTGGTGAATTTCGACAATTATTGCAACCGGCTAATCTAAGCATTCCTAAGTCTGATAGTGTAATTGATGAAATTGTCGAAGCGGTTAAAGAACTCTCAAAAAACCGTATCGGAGCTTTATTAATATTGGAAACTACTGGCCCCATCGATGAACGAGATTTTTCTGTACCTGGCGTAAAACTCAACGCCGATGTTTCTAAAGAACTAATACAGACAATATTTCAACCCAAAACTTTGTTACATGATGGGGCAACATTAATTCGTGGCTCAAGGATTGTATCTTCGGGTATAATTTTACCGCTTTCGGGACGCACAGCCTCGCGCCAGTTGGGAACACGCCATCGGGCTGCAATGGGAATTACTGAGCGGGTCGAAAATTGTATATGTGTCGTTGTATCAGAAGAGACGGGTTCTATTTCCCTCGCGGAAAGGGGAACTCTAAATAGACCACTGACAATTAGGAAGCTCAAAGAATCATTAGAGGCTCGATTATCCCCAATAGTAGATCGGGAAGCTGTCGCTCCTGGTTTGTTTAGTTTAGGTCGTCAAATTAGTGATCAGGCACTAGCACTGGTTTCACGTTTACCCGGTTTACCACGTCTTCGACGCGCCGCGCATAGTTTACTTCCCCGTAGGGACAAGACCGCTTCTCGAGATAAAAAATGA
- the lysA gene encoding diaminopimelate decarboxylase: MVSTHPVGVQNAGTQYLPEQNTSTNISPNQELLPLTAKINGQGNLEIGGCDVTTLVEQFGSPLYILDEETLRTACQQYRDSFEKYYPGESQVLYASKAWNCLAVCAIAGSEGLGIDVVSGGELYTALTAGVSPAKIYLHGNNKSLEELRLAIDADVTIVVDNWYELRTLATLTQAQQPIRIMLRLTPGIECHTHEYIRTGHLDSKFGFDPNDLDEVFQFVSQQPSLNCVGLHAHIGSQIFERQPHQDLAAVMVQWLRDASKYGLNITELNVGGGLGIKYVESDDPPSIDEWVKAICEVVQQACAAENLPLPKLLSEPGRSLIATSCVTAYTIGSSKTIPDIRTYVSIDGGMSDNPRPITYQSVYRAVIANKLSAPHTQTVTVAGKHCESGDILIKNAQLPKTEPGDILVVMATGAYNYSMASNYNRLPRPAAVVVANGEANLILQRETYQDLIRQDRLPERLKN, encoded by the coding sequence ATGGTATCAACTCACCCGGTTGGGGTTCAAAATGCTGGGACTCAGTATTTACCCGAACAAAACACAAGTACAAATATTTCGCCCAATCAGGAACTTTTACCTTTAACTGCCAAAATTAACGGTCAGGGAAACCTGGAAATTGGTGGGTGTGATGTCACAACTCTAGTTGAACAGTTTGGTTCACCTCTATATATATTAGATGAAGAAACCCTCAGAACAGCTTGTCAACAATATCGAGATAGCTTTGAGAAATATTATCCTGGTGAATCCCAGGTATTGTATGCTTCCAAAGCGTGGAATTGTTTAGCTGTTTGTGCGATCGCAGGCTCAGAGGGTCTAGGAATTGATGTAGTTTCTGGTGGTGAACTCTACACTGCACTAACTGCTGGTGTGAGTCCCGCAAAAATTTACCTCCACGGAAATAATAAATCTCTAGAAGAACTACGTCTAGCGATAGATGCTGATGTCACCATTGTGGTGGATAACTGGTACGAATTGCGTACCTTGGCGACTTTAACTCAAGCACAACAGCCAATTCGGATCATGTTGCGGCTGACTCCGGGAATTGAATGTCATACCCACGAGTACATTCGCACAGGACACCTGGATAGTAAATTTGGTTTTGATCCCAACGACTTGGATGAAGTCTTCCAATTTGTTAGTCAGCAACCAAGTTTAAACTGTGTAGGCTTACACGCTCATATTGGTTCCCAAATTTTTGAACGCCAACCCCATCAAGATTTAGCGGCTGTCATGGTGCAGTGGTTACGGGATGCTAGCAAATACGGCTTGAATATCACCGAATTAAATGTTGGCGGCGGTTTGGGAATTAAATATGTAGAATCAGACGATCCACCAAGTATTGATGAGTGGGTAAAGGCGATTTGTGAAGTAGTACAACAAGCTTGTGCAGCTGAAAACTTGCCTTTACCAAAACTACTTTCTGAACCAGGGCGATCGCTCATTGCTACAAGCTGCGTTACGGCGTACACTATTGGATCATCAAAAACAATTCCGGATATCCGTACCTACGTTTCCATTGATGGAGGTATGTCCGATAACCCACGCCCAATTACCTATCAGTCAGTTTATCGGGCAGTAATTGCCAATAAATTGTCTGCGCCCCATACCCAAACAGTAACCGTTGCAGGTAAGCATTGCGAATCAGGGGATATTCTGATTAAAAATGCTCAACTGCCCAAAACTGAACCTGGGGATATTCTCGTAGTTATGGCAACTGGTGCGTACAATTACAGTATGGCCTCTAACTATAACCGCCTACCACGACCGGCAGCAGTTGTAGTGGCAAACGGCGAAGCAAACTTAATTTTGCAACGCGAAACCTATCAAGACTTGATTCGGCAAGATCGTCTACCGGAAAGATTGAAGAACTAG
- the rimI gene encoding ribosomal protein S18-alanine N-acetyltransferase, which produces MILSSLELKTLTSSDLTAILELDLACFGGLWTMEGYQRELDSPNSDLLGLFSPQSSINLLGMGCFWSILEEAHITIVAVHPQYHRQGLGQALLYFLLKTACDRGLERATLEVRASNLAAISLYQKFGFQTAGRRRGYYQDNGEDAIILWLPDLQYPQFHKKLHYWESIIRDDLINSHWSLVNSP; this is translated from the coding sequence GTGATCTTATCCAGCTTAGAACTTAAAACCCTCACATCGTCGGATTTAACTGCAATCCTAGAACTTGATTTAGCCTGTTTTGGTGGACTTTGGACTATGGAGGGCTACCAAAGAGAGTTGGATAGTCCCAATAGTGATTTACTCGGTTTATTTTCTCCCCAATCCAGCATCAATTTATTAGGAATGGGGTGTTTTTGGTCAATTTTAGAAGAAGCCCATATCACAATTGTGGCGGTTCATCCCCAGTATCACCGTCAAGGCTTGGGACAGGCTTTATTATATTTTCTCCTCAAAACAGCTTGCGATCGCGGTTTAGAACGCGCCACTCTCGAAGTTCGCGCTTCTAATTTAGCCGCAATATCTTTATACCAAAAATTTGGGTTCCAAACCGCAGGCAGACGACGCGGTTATTACCAAGATAATGGCGAAGATGCCATAATTCTCTGGCTTCCAGACTTACAATATCCCCAGTTTCACAAGAAATTACATTATTGGGAAAGCATTATTCGGGATGATTTAATTAATAGTCATTGGTCATTGGTCAACAGTCCATAG